Within Sphingobium aromaticiconvertens, the genomic segment GTCGCGATTTGCGGTGATGTTCTGCACAGTCGGGTGGCGCGCTCGAACATGCTCTGCCTCGCCGCGCTGGGCGCACAGGTCCGCGCCATCGCGCCGCCCACACTGATGCCCGCAAAGGTAGAAGCGATGGGCGCGACCCCTTATACCGACTTCAACAAAGGGCTGGAGGGGGCCGACGTGGTGATGATGCTGCGCCTTCAGAATGAGCGAATGGACGGCGCTTTCATCCCCTCACCCCGCGAATATCACATGCTTTACGGCCTGACACCAGAGCGGCTGGCCCGCGCGAAACCCGACGCCCTCGTCATGCACCCCGGCCCTATGAACCGCGGCGTTGAGATAAGCAGCAGCGTCGCCGACCACCCGGAACGCTCCGCCATCACCGAACAGGTGGAAATGGGCGTCGCTGTCCGCATGGCCTGCCTGGATGTGCTCACACGAAGTGCGCGTGGCGTGGAGGGATGGGCTTGAACATCCCGACCAAAGACAAAGACGAGATGGGCACAACCATGACCAAAATAGCGATCATCAACGCCCACCTCGCTGATCCAACCGCCAAAGATCTTGCGCCCGGCACACTGCTGATCGAAGGCGACCATATCGTTGCCACCGGAGATGTCGCCATCCCCGCCGACGCGGAGCGTATCGACGCCAATGGCCTGGTCGTCGCCCCCGGCCTCGTCGACCTTGGCGTTTTCTCGACCGACAAGCCGGCCTTCCATTTCGGCGGCATCACTCGCGCGGCGCTGATGCCGGACCAATCCTCGCTACTGGACGACGCCGGCCTCATTCGGCAGGCCACCCGCGCGGGCAAGCCCGACTTCTGGGTTCACCCCATCGCCGCCGCCACGCGTGGCCTTGCAGGCACGGAACTCGCGGAAATCGGCATGATGCAGGCCGCTGGCGCAAAGGCCGTCGGCACCGGTCGTCAATGGATCGCGGACTCCGGCGTCATGCTGCGCGTCCTCTCTTATGCCTCCGCGCTCGGCCTCACCGTCATCGCCCATGCCGAAGATGGCGGGCTGGCAGGCAAGGCCGTCGCGACATCCGGCGAAACGGCGACCCGGCTCGGCCTTTCCAATGCGCCCGCCTGCGCCGAAGCAATGGCCATCGCCCGCGACATCATGCTGGTGCGCGAAACCGGCGCGGCGATCCACTTCCGCCTCGTCACCACGGCGGCAGGCTTCGCCCTCATCCGCGCCGCAAAGGCAGAGGGGCTGCGCGTGACGTGCGGCATCAGCCCCGCCTATCTGTTCCTGTCGGACAATGCCGCCACTGATTTCCGCACCTTCGCGCGCCTGTCTCCGCCGCTGCGATCGGAAGATGACCGCAAGGCTGCGATCGCCGCCGTGGCGGAGGGGACCATCGACGTCATCACCTCCAGCCATGATCCGCGCGGGCCGGAAGACAAGCGCCTGCCCTTCGCCGACGCCGCGCCGGGCATGGCGGGCGCGGAAACGCTGCTCGCGCTTTCCCTCAACCTTGTGCGCGAAGGCCATGTGTCGATCACCCGCCTGATGGCGCTGCTCAGCGCCAATCCCGCCCGCATATTAGGGGTAGAGGCAGGCAGCTTCGCCCCCGGCAGCGCCGCAGACATCATTTTCATCGACCGCGACACCCCATGGATCGTCGATTCGGGCAGGATGGCCGCAGCAGCAGGCAACACCCCTTTCAACCATGTACCCGTGCAGGGCCGTGTGCGTCGAATCATGAAGGGCGGGTCGTTCCTCTAAAGGAGGCGCCCGCCCTTTTCTCTCCTAACCGGAAATTCGGTGTTTTAGCGCGAGGCGAACTGACGTCCTCTGGTCGCCACCGCCCAGCGCTGCGGCATCGCATCGGGCGTCGTCTCACGAACGAAACATTGTCCCCGCTGCGACCGGATCGCCTTACACAGCGCCATCGCGTCGGCGCGGTTGCCAAGCCCGCTCAGCGCCAGTCGGTAATAGGCCCGGCCGTTCACGGTCGCGGTGCTGGTCAGCACCGGGAAAGCCGCAATCGTGCTGCTGATGGTTGCCATCTGCTGCCATTTTTCACGAGCGACAGCGGCATTGTCATAAGCGCCCACCTGCACGACCCAGTTGCTCCCCACCTTTTCGACCGGACGGATGTAGGCGGCCTTCTGCATCGTAGCGATGGGCGCTGCGATAATGGCACGAACCGGCGGATGCTCGACGCGGATCATGGGCGCCGGCGCAGGAACAGTCTCAACAGCGGCTACCGCCATCAAGGCAGGCTCGACAGCCGTCACCTCAACCGGAGCAGCCTCCGCCCATGCCGCCGACGGAGCCTCAACGGGTGAAGCCTCGGCCAGCGCCACCGGCGCAGCCTCCACAGCCTTGGGCGCCAGCGCCAGCGCAACCGGCAGTCCTGCGTCGCTGGCGTCAGGGGTCACGCCCATGAAGGCGGCAACGCGCTGCGGCGCCTTCGATGGCTCGGCGATCATCGCCCATTGGGTAATACGCTGCATGGCTTCCAGCGGAGCAAGATCCTCGCCTGCCATCACTCGTGCATCCTTCCAGCGACCGGCCAGTGCATAGGCATAGGCCAGGTTCTGGCGTGTCCGCGCCGTGGCGGAAGGGTCATGGATCGCCTGCGACAGAAGGCGAACGCCCTCCTGCGGATCGCCCGCCATCGCGATAGCCAGCCCATAGTCAGCGGCAGGCACGGTATCGGTATGGGCGACAAGCAGTGCGCGCGCAGCCTCCGGCTTACCCAGACCGACCTGCACCAGCGCCAGCGTCACGATCGTGCGCGCGTCGCCATTGCCCAGTGTCATGGCGTCGCTGAGGGCCGTTTCCGCCGAAGCGAAGCGGCCATTCGCGGCATAGGCACGGCCCAAAATCTGACGATAGCGCGCATTGTCGGGATTGGCTGCGACCGCCGCTTCCGCCGCCTTCAGCGCGGCGGCGAAATCGCGTGCCGTCAGCGCCTTCTCCGCACTTACCGCCGGCTTCGCGCCGTCCGTATCCCTGACAAGCGCAGCGGACGCACGCGGGTGAAATGCCTGCCCCGTGCAACCCACCATCGTGCTTGTCATCAGCAGCGTCGAAACTGCCGCCATGCTCAAATTCCTGCGCTTCATGATCCTGCTCACCTTGAAATTCAGCGTTCGCCGCAGTCGCGCGGCAGTTGATCGGCGAGTCGGTCAATTTCCGGCAGGCCGCTTAAAAATTGGTCCAGTGCATCAGTGACGATTTGCTGCGCTGATCGGTTCTGCACCGCGCAAACCAGCCGCAGCTTCAGGTGCCGTTCCGCATCCAGTCGCAGCGTGAACGCCGCCTTGCGCCCACTGACCGCCGCTTTCGGTGCAACGGCAACCGCCTTGCTCGCTGGAGGCGATACCGGTGGAGCCATCGCCGCGACCTTCTCCACCAAGGCCTTCTGCTCGGTCACGACCACAGGTTCGGGCGCCATGATCGACGCGGCCGCGTCCATCGGGACGGCAGCTACAGGCGAGGCCCCCATCGGCGTCAGGCCCGAAGGCCGCATTTCGACTGGCGCGCTTTCGCCGCCCATGTCGTTCCAGCCCAGATCGTCGTGGAAACTGATCGGCATCGCATTGCCAAAGCCGGTCAGCGACTGTCGCCGCATCGCGGGCTGCGCCGCACCCTTGCGAGCCAGCAAGCCAGAGGTCAGCGAAGCGAGAGGTTTGGGTTCGGCCATGATTTTTCTCCCCCGATTAACCGATCACCCGGCGGCCAAAGCCACCCAGCGGCCTAGGGGCGCCGTTCGATGCCGCGCCGTTCGACGACACGGAAAAGACGGTGCGGCGGAAATTCTTTTCAAGTCGGTCGGAGATATAGGACCATAGCTGCACGACTTCATTGGCTGATCTTCCCTTGGGATCGACTTCCATCACCGTGCGTCCATCGATCATCGACGCAGCGAAATCGGTGCGATGATGCAGCGTCACCGGAGCCACTGTGCCATGTTGGGACAGGGCGACGGCTGCTTCCGCTGTGATCCGCGCTTTGGGCGTCGCGCCGTTAACGACAAAGATCAACGGCTTGCCCGCACGCTCGCACAAGTCGACCGTCGCGCCCACGGCGCGCAGGTCATGCGGGCTGGGACGGGTCGGCACAACGATCAGTTCGGACACGGAAATAACGCTCTGGATCGCCATCGTAATGGCAGGCGGCGTGTCGATGACCGCCAACTTGAAGCCCTGCTGACGCAGTATCTCCAGGTCAGCGCCCAGCCGGGCGACGGTCGTCTGGGCAAAGGCGGGCAATTCGGCCTCACGCTCATTCCACCAATCGGCCAGCGAACCCTGCGGATCAATGTCGATCAGGACGACCGGCCCCGCGCCAGCCAACTGTGCCTGCACAGCCAGATGCCCCGACAATGTCGTCTTGCCCGATCCGCCCTTTTGCGATGCCAGTGCCAGTACGCGCACGCAAATCCCCCACGAAAATCCAGTTGCGACAGGGGATGCCATGCCTGCCGCTAAAAATTGGTTAATCTGCGAACAGCTTTCTTCGGGACACCATGAACAGGGTTAACCAGTTATAAAGCAGCCAGTCCTTATGCTACGCGCACGAACAGCCTGTGCGAAAGACAAGGACTTGCGCGGGCGAACATAGTCTATCCGGTTGGAGCATGTGCGTATGAAACAGATCTGGGGGACATTGGCGGCATTAACCGGCGCACTTATGATTGCCGCGCCTGTTCTTGCTGATGTGAAGGCGGGCGTCGATGCCTGGCAGCAGGGCGATTATGCCCGCGCCATCGCGCAATGGCGACCGCTGGCGCAGGCGGGCGACGCCGACGCACAGTTCAACATGGGACAGGCCTATAAGCTGGGCCGTGGCGTTCAGTCCGACATGTCTACCGCCATCGAATGGTATCGCAAGGCGGCGGCGCAGGGCCATACCCGCGCAGAGGATAATCTTGGCCTGTTGATGTTCCAGCAGGGCGACCGCGCGGGCGCGATGCCCTATCTTCAGAAAGCGGCCACACGCGGCGAGGCACGCGCCCAGTATATCGTCGGCACGGCCCTGTTCAACGGCGATCTGGTTAGCAAGGATTGGGTCCGCGCCTATGCGCTGATGACCCGCGCCTCCAGCGCCGGTCTTAGTCAGGCGACGACCAGCCTTGCTCAGATGGACAAATATATCCCCTCCGCCGATCGACAGAAGGGCCTTGCGCTGGCCAGCGAGATGGAAAGCCAGCAGCAGGCGGGCCAACTCGCCTTTGCTCCCTCTGTATCGACACCGCGCGCCGTTGAGCCAAGCCCGCGCCCGACATCCGGCCCTCTCCGCACGTCCGATCTGCCATCTTCAGCCACCGCCCGCCCGGCCCCCGCGCCCATCGCGCCAAAACCTGCCCTCGCCCAAGCAGCAGCACCGAAGCCTGCACCCAAACCCGCAGCCCCTCGCCCCGCCGCCTCGGTCCCCGCACCATCGGCTGGCGGCTGGCGGGTCCAACTCGGCGCCTTCAGCGAAGATGGCCGCGCCCGTTCGCTCTGGTCCTCGCTCAGCGGCAAGGTATCAGGGCTATCCGCCTATCAGCCCTATTATGTGAAAGGCGGCCCCGTTACGCGCCTTCAGGCCGGTCCGCTGGCCAGCAACGCGGACGCCCAGCGCCTGTGCGGCCGCCTCAAGGCCGCTGGCGCCGACTGCATTCCCAAGAAAATGTAAGGCTCGCTGATGCAGGCCTCATGCTTGCGTCATTCCTCTCCATCCCGCCCATATACATCGAGCAAGAATCGCACGCCGTCGCCATTCGGCACGGCAGTGAGGTAGGTGAGGTAGACCGGCACCGCCTGCGGCAGAGGCCGATGCTCTTCGACTTCACCAGACCCACTGCCCAGCGATTTGCCGAAAAACCAGCGTCCCAGCCGTGCGGCATCCTCCAGCCGCACACAGCCGTTGGACAACTGCCGCGCATCCTTGGCAAATAATCCGCGT encodes:
- a CDS encoding dihydroorotase; its protein translation is MTKIAIINAHLADPTAKDLAPGTLLIEGDHIVATGDVAIPADAERIDANGLVVAPGLVDLGVFSTDKPAFHFGGITRAALMPDQSSLLDDAGLIRQATRAGKPDFWVHPIAAATRGLAGTELAEIGMMQAAGAKAVGTGRQWIADSGVMLRVLSYASALGLTVIAHAEDGGLAGKAVATSGETATRLGLSNAPACAEAMAIARDIMLVRETGAAIHFRLVTTAAGFALIRAAKAEGLRVTCGISPAYLFLSDNAATDFRTFARLSPPLRSEDDRKAAIAAVAEGTIDVITSSHDPRGPEDKRLPFADAAPGMAGAETLLALSLNLVREGHVSITRLMALLSANPARILGVEAGSFAPGSAADIIFIDRDTPWIVDSGRMAAAAGNTPFNHVPVQGRVRRIMKGGSFL
- a CDS encoding tetratricopeptide repeat protein — encoded protein: MKRRNLSMAAVSTLLMTSTMVGCTGQAFHPRASAALVRDTDGAKPAVSAEKALTARDFAAALKAAEAAVAANPDNARYRQILGRAYAANGRFASAETALSDAMTLGNGDARTIVTLALVQVGLGKPEAARALLVAHTDTVPAADYGLAIAMAGDPQEGVRLLSQAIHDPSATARTRQNLAYAYALAGRWKDARVMAGEDLAPLEAMQRITQWAMIAEPSKAPQRVAAFMGVTPDASDAGLPVALALAPKAVEAAPVALAEASPVEAPSAAWAEAAPVEVTAVEPALMAVAAVETVPAPAPMIRVEHPPVRAIIAAPIATMQKAAYIRPVEKVGSNWVVQVGAYDNAAVAREKWQQMATISSTIAAFPVLTSTATVNGRAYYRLALSGLGNRADAMALCKAIRSQRGQCFVRETTPDAMPQRWAVATRGRQFASR
- a CDS encoding ParA family protein produces the protein MRVLALASQKGGSGKTTLSGHLAVQAQLAGAGPVVLIDIDPQGSLADWWNEREAELPAFAQTTVARLGADLEILRQQGFKLAVIDTPPAITMAIQSVISVSELIVVPTRPSPHDLRAVGATVDLCERAGKPLIFVVNGATPKARITAEAAVALSQHGTVAPVTLHHRTDFAASMIDGRTVMEVDPKGRSANEVVQLWSYISDRLEKNFRRTVFSVSSNGAASNGAPRPLGGFGRRVIG
- a CDS encoding SPOR domain-containing protein, producing MKQIWGTLAALTGALMIAAPVLADVKAGVDAWQQGDYARAIAQWRPLAQAGDADAQFNMGQAYKLGRGVQSDMSTAIEWYRKAAAQGHTRAEDNLGLLMFQQGDRAGAMPYLQKAATRGEARAQYIVGTALFNGDLVSKDWVRAYALMTRASSAGLSQATTSLAQMDKYIPSADRQKGLALASEMESQQQAGQLAFAPSVSTPRAVEPSPRPTSGPLRTSDLPSSATARPAPAPIAPKPALAQAAAPKPAPKPAAPRPAASVPAPSAGGWRVQLGAFSEDGRARSLWSSLSGKVSGLSAYQPYYVKGGPVTRLQAGPLASNADAQRLCGRLKAAGADCIPKKM